A window of Ictidomys tridecemlineatus isolate mIctTri1 chromosome 15, mIctTri1.hap1, whole genome shotgun sequence contains these coding sequences:
- the LOC101964325 gene encoding sulfotransferase 2A1, whose amino-acid sequence MTDGYLWFEGIPFPVLGFSSEVLKEACAQFVIKDEDTVLVTYPKSGTNWMIEILCLIHSNGDTKWIRSVPTWERSPWIETDMGYKHLNEREGPRIISSHLPFHLFPKSLFTSKAKVIYIMRNPKDVLVSGYYHQIMTKVCKQPESLEQYFQWFIQGNVLYGSWFEHIRGWMSMRDRENVLLLSYEELQKDPRSTIERICQFLGKKLTPEELDSVLKNSSFQVMKLNKMSNFEMLPETFINKPFLITRKGICGDWKNHLTVAQAEAFDKVYQEKMLGFPKGLFPWE is encoded by the exons ATGACAGATGGCTACTTGTGGTTTGAAGGGATACCTTTCCCTGTGCTTGGTTTTAGTTCTGAAGTTTTGAAAGAAGCATGTGCTCAGTTTGTGATAAAGGATGAAGACACAGTATTGGTGACCTACCCCAAATCAG GAACCAACTGGATGATTGAAATTCTCTGCCTGATTCACTCCAATGGTGATACCAAGTGGATTCGATCTGTGCCCACCTGGGAACGCTCACCCTGGATAGAGACAGATATGggatataaacatttaaatgagAGAGAGGGCCCGCGGATCATTTCCTCTCACCTCCCCTTCCATCTCTTCCCCAAGTCTCTATTCACTTCCAAGGCCAAG GTGATCTATATCATGAGAAATCCCAAAGATGTTCTTGTGTCAGGTTATTATCATCAGATTATGACAAAAGTATGTAAGCAACCAGAGTCACTGGAACAGTATTTTCAGTGGTTCATCCAAGGAAACG TGCTCTATGGATCATGGTTTGAGCACATTCGTGGCTGGAtgtccatgagagacagagagaacgTCCTGCTGCTGAGTTATGAAGAGCTGCAGAAG GACCCAAGAAGCACCATAGAGAGGATCTGTCAGTTCCTGGGAAAGAAGTTGACTCCAGAAGAACTGGACTCTGTCCTCAAGAACAGCTCCTTCCAAGTCATGAAACTAAACAAGATGTCCAACTTTGAAATGTTGCCTGAAACTTTCATTAATAAGCCTTTCTTAATTACAAGAAAAG GCATCTGTGGGGACTGGAAGAATCACCTCACAGTGGCCCAAGCTGAGGCCTTTGATAAAGTTTACCAGGAGAAGATGTTGGGTTTCCCCAAAGGGCTGTTCCCATGGGAGTAA
- the LOC101964048 gene encoding sulfotransferase 2A1: MTDGYLWFEGLPFPLLNYSYEVLKEACAQFVIKDEDTVLVTYPKSGTHWLVEILSLIHSNGDTKWIRSVPIWERSPWLETYRGYKRINKREGPRLMSSHLPFHLFPKSLFTSKAKVIYIMRNPKDVLVSGYYHWNVTKLFKKSESLEQYFQWFMEGNVPYGSWFEHIRGWMSMRDRENVLLLSYEELQKDPRSTIERICQFLGKKLTPEELDSVLKNSSFQVMKQNKMSNYEMVPETLITKPFLITRKGICGDWKNHLTVAQAEAFDKVYQEKMLGFPKGMFPWE; this comes from the exons ATGACAGATGGCTACTTGTGGTTTGAAGGGTTACCTTTCCCTCTGCTTAATTATAGCTATGAAGTTTTGAAAGAAGCGTGTGCTCAGTTTGTGATAAAGGATGAAGACACAGTATTGGTGACCTACCCCAAATCAG GAACCCACTGGTTGGTTGAAATTCTTTCCTTGATTCATTCCAATGGTGATACCAAGTGGATTCGATCTGTGCCCATCTGGGAACGCTCACCCTGGTTAGAGACATATCGGGGTTACAAACGTATAAATAAGAGAGAAGGCCCACGGCTCATGTCCTCTCACCTCCCCTTCCATCTCTTCCCCAAGTCTCTATTCACTTCCAAGGCCAAG GTGATATATATCATGAGAAATCCCAAAGATGTTCTTGTGTCAGGTTATTATCATTGGAATGTgacaaaattatttaagaaatcaGAGTCACTGGAACAGTATTTTCAATGGTTCATGGAAGGAAATG TGCCCTATGGATCATGGTTTGAGCACATTCGTGGCTGGAtgtccatgagagacagagagaacgTCCTGCTGCTGAGTTATGAAGAGCTGCAGAAG GACCCAAGAAGCACCATAGAGAGGATCTGTCAGTTCCTGGGAAAGAAGTTGACTCCAGAAGAACTGGACTCTGTCCTCAAGAACAGCTCCTTCCAAGTCATGAAACAAAACAAGATGTCCAATTATGAAATGGTGCCTGAAACTTTAATTACAAAGCCTTTCTTAATTACAAGAAAAG GCATCTGTGGGGACTGGAAGAATCACCTCACAGTGGCCCAAGCTGAAGCCTTTGATAAAGTTTACCAGGAGAAGATGTTGGGTTTCCCCAAAGGGATGTTCCCATGGGAGTAA